A single region of the Deefgea piscis genome encodes:
- the rpoE gene encoding RNA polymerase sigma factor RpoE: MSERDLDHELVLRAQNGDQRAFELLVVKYQRRVVRLLSRMIRDQNEIEDVTQEAFIKAYRALPSFRGESAFYTWLYRIAINTAKNYLSTLGRRPILSAEYEDEDGDTVDAAALVPDFHTPETELSNKQIVSTVNEAVDALPDELREAITLREMDGMSYDEIALAMDCPIGTVRSRIFRAREAIANRLRPLLGDVGKDKRW; this comes from the coding sequence ATCAGCGAGCGCGATTTAGATCATGAATTGGTCTTGCGGGCGCAAAATGGCGACCAGCGTGCTTTTGAGCTGTTGGTTGTGAAGTATCAGCGACGTGTGGTGCGACTGTTGTCGAGAATGATTCGTGATCAGAATGAAATCGAAGACGTAACCCAAGAGGCTTTTATTAAAGCCTATCGTGCTTTGCCGTCTTTTCGCGGCGAGAGTGCGTTTTATACTTGGCTGTATCGAATTGCGATTAATACCGCGAAAAATTACCTGTCGACCTTAGGTCGCCGACCGATTTTGTCTGCTGAGTACGAAGATGAGGATGGCGACACCGTCGATGCGGCTGCATTAGTACCAGACTTTCATACGCCAGAGACTGAACTATCCAATAAGCAGATTGTCTCTACAGTCAATGAGGCGGTCGATGCTTTGCCTGATGAATTGCGCGAAGCGATTACTTTGCGTGAAATGGACGGGATGAGTTATGACGAAATCGCCTTGGCGATGGATTGTCCGATAGGTACCGTGCGTTCACGTATCTTTCGAGCACGGGAAGCGATTGCCAATCGCTTACGTCCTTTGCTGGGCGATGTAGGCAAGGATAAGCGCTGGTAG
- a CDS encoding glutaredoxin family protein, which translates to MKLKLYGRAYCSLCTQMQAQLLAQADGRFELEWIDIDDIDELEAKYGEWVPVLLDSDGVEICHYHLDQQALDASLVKIS; encoded by the coding sequence ATGAAATTAAAATTATATGGCCGCGCATATTGCAGCCTATGTACACAGATGCAAGCGCAGTTGTTAGCGCAAGCTGACGGACGATTTGAGCTTGAGTGGATTGATATCGATGATATTGATGAATTAGAGGCAAAATACGGTGAGTGGGTGCCGGTTTTGCTTGATTCTGATGGTGTTGAAATCTGCCATTACCACCTTGATCAACAGGCTTTGGATGCCAGTCTGGTAAAAATCAGTTAA
- a CDS encoding sulfite exporter TauE/SafE family protein yields MLELDWLALFLAGLLGGGHCAGMCGGIVGAFSANLPKGPRLLYDLGFNFGRLAGYVVIGGILGGIASFTALGQLQALKSILFILANILLIVLGLYIAGWSLWLTQIEKIGQPLWRAIQPILRRFLPIRSVWHTPLIGFLWGWIPCGLVYTASLAALSTASAFKGGAVMLAFGLGTLPNLLLMGFFAARFMRVLNYPGVRSSFGLLIVAFGLYRLFSLI; encoded by the coding sequence ATGCTGGAATTAGATTGGCTGGCTTTGTTTTTAGCAGGTTTACTTGGTGGTGGTCATTGCGCAGGGATGTGCGGTGGTATTGTCGGGGCGTTTAGTGCCAATTTACCCAAAGGCCCAAGGTTGCTGTATGACTTGGGCTTTAATTTTGGCCGTTTGGCTGGGTATGTTGTTATCGGCGGCATATTAGGTGGCATCGCGAGCTTTACTGCGCTGGGTCAGTTGCAGGCATTAAAATCAATTTTGTTTATTTTGGCCAATATATTGCTCATTGTTTTGGGCTTATATATTGCAGGGTGGTCGTTGTGGCTCACTCAAATTGAAAAAATAGGCCAGCCGCTTTGGCGGGCAATTCAACCGATTTTACGGCGATTTTTGCCGATTCGTTCAGTCTGGCATACACCATTGATTGGTTTTTTATGGGGCTGGATTCCTTGTGGGCTGGTTTATACCGCCAGCTTGGCTGCGCTATCAACGGCATCGGCATTCAAGGGTGGGGCGGTGATGTTGGCGTTTGGTTTGGGAACGCTGCCTAATTTGTTGTTGATGGGTTTTTTTGCCGCACGTTTTATGCGGGTATTAAATTACCCGGGCGTTCGCTCCAGCTTTGGTTTGTTGATTGTGGCCTTTGGGTTATATCGACTGTTTAGCTTGATTTGA
- a CDS encoding MucB/RseB C-terminal domain-containing protein encodes MVANVYCRIVVLLGCLCVFNAQATPLDKAEAQRVLARSASAAEAVSYTGNYIYQSGENIANYKISHAIDNGVAAEHRELLDGEPREYLRVGDKVSMYPAQGYAVQLDRRYTSKLFPNHLPDNVSELLQSYGLSKVGRERVVGREATIYQLDPLDAYRYPQRFWVDDESGLILKWLMMGMRQEMVQSFSFTQIQVGGKINQKLLKPIYPLRSVKVNDGAVLDLAEDKKWRIKPTVPGFKLIKKSTRSLPHKSREVVHYLFSDGAVTLSVFVEPMNANIPLGLAHQGAIHLYARQVDQYLLSSLGEVPAVTVERFAKAFSLR; translated from the coding sequence ATGGTGGCGAATGTGTATTGCCGGATTGTGGTTTTATTAGGGTGTTTGTGTGTCTTTAACGCGCAAGCTACGCCTTTAGATAAAGCTGAGGCGCAGCGGGTGTTGGCGCGCTCGGCGTCGGCCGCCGAGGCGGTGAGCTATACGGGCAATTATATTTATCAATCTGGCGAAAATATTGCCAACTATAAAATCAGTCATGCGATCGATAATGGCGTGGCCGCAGAACACCGTGAATTATTAGATGGCGAGCCGCGTGAGTATTTGCGAGTAGGTGATAAAGTCAGTATGTATCCGGCGCAAGGCTATGCTGTTCAATTGGATCGCCGCTATACCTCTAAATTATTTCCAAATCATTTGCCTGATAATGTGAGTGAACTACTACAGTCTTACGGACTTTCTAAAGTGGGGCGTGAGCGGGTGGTTGGTCGAGAGGCGACAATTTATCAGCTTGATCCATTGGATGCTTATCGCTATCCACAGCGCTTTTGGGTGGATGATGAAAGCGGTTTGATTTTGAAATGGTTGATGATGGGCATGCGTCAAGAAATGGTGCAGTCGTTTAGCTTTACCCAAATTCAGGTTGGCGGCAAAATCAATCAAAAATTGTTAAAGCCCATTTATCCCTTGCGCAGTGTGAAGGTTAATGATGGCGCGGTGTTGGATCTCGCTGAAGATAAAAAGTGGCGCATTAAGCCAACAGTACCTGGTTTTAAGCTGATCAAAAAAAGCACCCGAAGTTTGCCGCATAAATCGCGCGAAGTGGTGCACTACTTATTTAGTGATGGGGCGGTAACGCTGTCGGTATTTGTCGAGCCGATGAATGCCAATATTCCTCTAGGATTGGCGCATCAAGGTGCGATTCATTTGTATGCGCGGCAAGTTGATCAATATTTATTAAGCAGCTTGGGTGAAGTGCCTGCCGTGACAGTGGAGCGTTTTGCTAAAGCGTTTTCGCTGCGTTGA
- a CDS encoding SoxR reducing system RseC family protein codes for MIITEAQVERCEGGQAWVKIRPRSPCGNCDPKYGCKSVAITRLFGQGQESYPVQNPLGAKASDWVKVAVNDGVLLQSALWGYGLPLLLLLLGASLALLLAPAAWSELASLLGAALGFVVAFVVLRWRNAKMQAFQPRVIEILSATSGSIMCAGRK; via the coding sequence ATGATAATCACAGAGGCGCAAGTTGAACGCTGTGAAGGTGGGCAGGCATGGGTCAAAATCCGTCCTCGTAGCCCTTGTGGTAATTGCGATCCGAAATATGGCTGCAAGTCGGTGGCTATTACGCGCTTATTTGGCCAAGGGCAAGAGAGCTATCCGGTGCAAAATCCGCTGGGGGCCAAGGCTAGCGACTGGGTAAAAGTGGCGGTAAACGACGGGGTGTTGCTACAAAGTGCGCTCTGGGGTTATGGCTTGCCTTTGTTGTTGTTGCTGTTGGGGGCCTCATTGGCTTTGCTGCTCGCACCAGCGGCTTGGTCTGAGTTGGCATCCTTATTGGGGGCGGCACTGGGTTTTGTTGTGGCGTTTGTGGTGCTGCGTTGGCGTAATGCCAAAATGCAGGCGTTTCAACCGCGAGTGATCGAGATTTTGTCAGCCACATCAGGGTCGATAATGTGTGCGGGACGTAAATGA
- a CDS encoding sigma-E factor negative regulatory protein: protein MSEKISALMDCEVAPQDVAAVVDELLASAEQQEDWCRWHLARDAIGQPHLTTSSEFMQKFSARLAQEPVVIAPRQLRPKKTPWVSLAAVASVVFVGLIAWQYSLPSALPVDVLAQQKPIELKSTEISPYLAAHRDGFSNPLASEQFAQAHFEVGEQH from the coding sequence ATGAGTGAAAAAATTTCAGCCTTAATGGATTGTGAAGTTGCGCCGCAAGATGTTGCAGCTGTGGTGGATGAGTTGCTTGCGTCGGCAGAGCAGCAAGAGGATTGGTGCCGTTGGCATTTAGCGCGGGATGCTATTGGGCAACCGCATCTAACGACGTCGTCTGAATTTATGCAAAAATTTTCTGCCAGATTGGCGCAAGAGCCAGTGGTGATTGCGCCTCGCCAGTTGCGGCCGAAGAAAACACCGTGGGTGTCATTGGCTGCGGTTGCTTCCGTGGTTTTTGTCGGTTTGATTGCGTGGCAATATTCTTTACCAAGCGCTTTGCCTGTTGATGTGCTGGCGCAGCAAAAGCCGATTGAATTAAAGTCGACAGAAATTAGCCCTTATTTGGCGGCGCATCGAGACGGCTTTTCAAATCCTTTGGCCTCTGAGCAATTTGCTCAAGCGCATTTTGAAGTTGGAGAGCAGCATTGA
- the nadB gene encoding L-aspartate oxidase has product MRTFDVLILGSGLGGMTIALQLANTLKVGLITKRALRDGGSGWAQGGIAAVLDGSDSSELHINDTQVAGAGLCDLDATRFIIENSKEAIDWLIEMGVPFTKDDEGQTSYHGFHLTREGGHSHRRIIHAADATGAAVIDTLAIKVAAHPNITVLEEHIAVDLITDKTSENRCIGAYVYNKNADQVETILAQHTVLATGGAGKVYLYTTNPDVATGDGIAMGWRAGCRVANMEFIQFHPTCLYHPHAKSFLITEAVRGEGGILRLPDGTRFMPNHDERAELAPRDIVARAIDFEMKKGGFDCVYLDISYKPAAFVKEHFPNIYLRCLELGIDITKEPIPVVPAAHYTCGGLVTNLDGQTDVAGLYGVGEVACTGLHGANRLASNSLLECMVLGKSAAEHILQQTPRPLPHVAEWDESRVTDPDEEVVISHNWDELRRFMWDYVGIVRTTKRLERALHRIELLKSEIHEFYRNFRVSNDLIELRNLVITAELIVRCAMARKESRGLHYSRDYPDTEPQAKPTILTPQITKK; this is encoded by the coding sequence ATGCGCACATTTGATGTATTGATTCTGGGCAGCGGACTCGGTGGCATGACCATCGCACTTCAATTGGCAAACACACTTAAAGTCGGCCTGATTACCAAACGCGCGCTACGCGATGGGGGCAGCGGGTGGGCACAAGGCGGTATCGCCGCTGTACTGGACGGCTCCGACAGCAGTGAGCTACACATCAATGACACGCAAGTAGCTGGTGCGGGTTTATGCGATCTTGACGCCACTCGATTCATTATCGAAAACTCCAAAGAAGCCATCGATTGGCTCATCGAAATGGGCGTTCCCTTTACCAAAGACGACGAAGGCCAAACCAGCTATCACGGCTTTCATCTCACGCGCGAGGGTGGGCACAGCCACCGCCGAATTATCCATGCTGCTGACGCCACCGGCGCCGCCGTCATTGACACGCTAGCCATCAAAGTCGCAGCACACCCGAATATTACCGTACTGGAAGAACATATCGCCGTCGATTTAATTACTGACAAAACCAGTGAAAATCGCTGCATCGGCGCCTATGTTTACAACAAAAACGCCGACCAAGTTGAAACCATTCTTGCGCAGCACACCGTCCTCGCTACGGGCGGTGCTGGCAAAGTCTATCTGTACACCACCAATCCGGATGTTGCCACGGGCGACGGCATCGCCATGGGCTGGCGCGCAGGTTGCCGCGTTGCCAATATGGAATTCATTCAATTTCACCCAACTTGCCTTTACCATCCGCATGCCAAATCATTTTTGATCACCGAAGCTGTGCGCGGTGAAGGCGGTATATTACGCCTACCGGATGGCACGCGATTTATGCCCAATCACGATGAGCGCGCAGAATTAGCCCCTCGTGACATCGTGGCGCGCGCCATTGACTTTGAAATGAAAAAAGGCGGCTTTGACTGCGTTTATTTAGATATTTCCTATAAGCCTGCCGCTTTTGTCAAAGAACACTTCCCCAATATTTACCTGCGCTGCCTTGAACTTGGCATCGACATCACTAAAGAGCCGATTCCCGTCGTCCCTGCCGCACACTATACGTGCGGCGGCTTGGTCACCAACCTCGATGGGCAGACCGACGTTGCCGGACTTTATGGCGTGGGTGAAGTGGCCTGCACTGGTCTACATGGTGCGAACCGACTTGCGTCAAATTCCTTGCTTGAATGCATGGTTTTAGGCAAATCAGCAGCCGAGCACATCTTGCAACAAACCCCTCGCCCGCTCCCTCATGTCGCAGAATGGGATGAAAGCCGCGTCACCGACCCGGACGAAGAAGTGGTGATTTCACACAACTGGGACGAACTGCGGCGCTTTATGTGGGATTACGTTGGTATTGTGCGTACCACCAAACGACTTGAGCGCGCACTCCACCGGATTGAATTACTCAAAAGCGAAATTCATGAGTTTTATCGCAATTTTCGCGTTTCAAACGACTTGATTGAATTACGTAATCTGGTGATTACTGCCGAGCTCATCGTTCGCTGCGCTATGGCCAGAAAAGAAAGCCGCGGCCTACATTACAGCCGAGACTATCCAGACACGGAACCCCAAGCCAAACCGACGATTCTTACACCCCAGATCACTAAGAAATAA